From Brassica rapa cultivar Chiifu-401-42 chromosome A06, CAAS_Brap_v3.01, whole genome shotgun sequence:
GCAACTGTGTGAGCTATCTCTGCGCTTTCTTTCATCACACTTCCAAGGTGACCCGTTATATGAAGACCACCTTTGCCTTCTTCTATAAAGGTTGTCTCTATGTATAACGGTGATCCGCCCATGGATGTCCAAGCTAGACCCATTACTACCCCGACTGGCGTCTGCTCATACAGCTTCTCTCCTTTGAAAACCGGTTTGCCTAGATAATCTGCAAGGTTTGATTCATCAATAGTAAACTTCTCAGCTACCTCTCTGCTCTCCTCTCTCGTCGAACCCCACCAACTGCGTGTTCGAATACCTTAAGAACATCAGCTAATCGCAAATATTCTGATACGAACCGGACTGATGAAGATGGGCCAACAATTGGGCTTCgtttactttatttatttaattactatCTAGGCCTTTTACACAACTATATGTACTCGAAAACATATCTGAGAAAGGTATCGATTACGATCACAATATCAAACTGGGTAAATCCCCAACTTCTACCtctatctcttctcttctccCTTTGCTCTTCGTCATTTCTCCCTCCCTTTCTGTTCTATTCAGATAAGCTCAATCCTGGGCTTAtcattggtatcagagctcaagtTCCTTTGACcgtgagtttaaaaaaaaaaaaaaaatatatatggttTTCAGTGAGAAGCTCGAGAAGCTACTACAATCATTCAAACAGATGGATGTGGATCGGAAACTGCGTGAGGAGCTTCGAATGGACAGTCAGAGACTGCATGAGGAGTTCCGTGAGGAGTATCAGAAGCGGCGGAAGCGACCGTATGGTGAATCTCATCCTTATGACGCTTTCATCCCTAAAAGGTTTGAAGATCTAAGGCTTAATGGAGGTAGCAAGCTCAGAAGGATTCCGATCAAGCTAAACTACCACAGATCTCGATTTAAGAAACTGAAAAGTAAGTCACCTAGAAGAACTCTTGATTCAAAGGGTTTGTTAGATCGTACGTTTCAGAGGAGGTGTGTGGGAATGAAGAAACAATACCATCAGAAGAAGAGAACAGCTCAGGTGAAGCTTGCGCAAGCTTGTAAGAGCTTGGGGATGTTCCTAGTCTCTCCAAGTTTTAGAGATCCAAAAGACTGTATGAAGATTTGTGTGGTTAAAAGGCAGATCATCGACACAGGAGTGAGGCCAGAGACTCATCTCTTCTGGTATGAGTTTACTTCCCATGAGCCTACGGATATAGATGGTCATGTAGATACGAGGATAGGAGATCAAAGTATCTTCGCTGAGGATGTTACAGCGCTAGAACATGATGATCCTGATGCTGCGATGGAGTCTGTGAAGGATGAAACAGTACTGGAGTCAGAACCAGAGGTAACGAGCAACGATAAGATCCGAGTTGAACTCTCTGAGGGTCAACAACAGAAGGAGCAACGAAGATTTCACAAGGTTCGGTTCAAAGGAAGACGTCACCGGAAAGCTCTTTACACAAGACGTGTTGTGCTCCAGAAAAAGCTCTCAGTAAATTGGTCTTATCACAAGACTAGAAAGAAGGAGTTGATTAATCTGAACATTCCCGTTAAGGCACTGAGACAGTTAAGCAAAGAATCAGATGGTGCAGAAGAGATACGATCCACCAGATTGTTGCAAAGATTTCAATGGGAACCAGGCCCTGCGGTGATGTTAAATGATAACATTAAACAAGGTCAAGTTCAGTGGCTGAGGCTAACATCACAACAAAATGGCGATATCAATTTTAGCTTGGGGAACGCTGAAACTTCAGAGCTGTGTGAAAGAGTGGACGCTTCGGTCATAGATAGCAAGGGTCAATACAAAGAAAGGCACAGAGGAAATGAGTTGTACATCGAGGTCAAGCGTGTGGATGTTCTTGGTCTTAAGAGATCCCTAGCGAGTCAAAAGACAAATTCAAGTGATGGGGTTAAGATCATGGGATCAGCTTTTGTATCCTTCAGCCTTGAGGACAAGACTGTTCTTCTACCGGGGAGAAAGCTCAGGCTCTGTGGTGAGAAAATAATGGATGGTCGCTTTGAAGGTTTAAGTAAAGAAAAGTCAGGAAGAGCTGCAGGTTTATGGAGGCAAATGAGGAAGGTGATCTTTGATGCTGCTGTGATGCCGTTGTATTTACGTCTGCAGAGAGATGAAGGATCTGAACCTATGATTGGTTATGAATGGGATCCTGGTGGGGTTAGCATTGAGAAGATTCAGGAATTCGTTTTCAATATAAAATGTTGCTTGCTTGAGATGGAACAGAGTATGAAAAAGTGTTCTGCTAACTCAGAGTTGGAGTTGCTTACGAGAAAGGTCCATCACATGAAAGCGGAAGGTGCTGATTCTAACCATGGCAAGGGTGATGCTCTAGTAGTAAAGCTTGAAAAGAGGCTTAGAATGGTTCAGTGGGTGGAGCAAGGCAGGAGAGACAATGGTGCTAGAATTGGAACGATGCGGAATGAAGGGCACATCGTACTCTCTACTTCTGATACGAGAGCTTACTCTGAGTCATTATTAGATTATGGGAAGCACAACAAGCAGATGAGGTGGCTCCTTGATCACACTATGACAGCAGTGGTACTGGACGAAGATGCACCTGAAAATGACACAGATGGACGCTACTTGTTTATCAAGTTTATCAATTCTGATCCAAGAGAGAAGGTGGTGTTCTTTGTCTATGATTGGTTTCAATCACCAAGACCACCAGAAATGAATCACGACAAGGGTGGGCTAGGTACAATGGTTTCTGTGTCAAGGAAACGTGGTCTCAGCCAGAACATTGGTCTTGTCTCTGTGTCTAATTTTAATGGCAATGGAATGAACAGAAAGAAGGTACAAGGACATCCGGAAGACATAGTTGGGGAGGAAGCTGTTTTAAAGGGTCAAAAGTTAGAGATTGCTATCATCATGAAGCTGACCAGAGGCAATCACAAGTTGAAGATACAAGAAGGCAACAGCAGTTCATACAACTTGAGGACAAGTTGGATCTTCAGGAAGGGAGTATTGATACGAACCGGACTGATGAAGATGGGCCAACAATTGGGCTTCgtttactttatttatttaattactatCTAGGCCTTTTACACAACTATATGTACTCGAAAACATATCTGAGAAAGGTATCGATTACGATCACAATATCAAACTGGGTAAATCCCCAACTTCTACCtctatctcttctcttctccCTTTGCTCTTCGTCATTTCTCCCTCCCTTTCTGTTCTATTCAGATAAGCTCAATCCTGGGCTTATCATATTCATTTGTTAACTCAATGGATCCTTCTGCAGCGGTTTCCGAGGACTCTAAATCGACCATAGCCGCTTTGGCGGATGCTTGTTGGCGTACAAGTTTAAGAGCAATCTGTTAGTAAACCAAAATAATTTCAGATTGCTTAGCATCCAAGTTAAAAAAGCTCGGAGTATATAGTGTAATTTTAGATTGCTTGGCATCCAAGTTAAGAAGTTTGTACTATATTTAGTGACCTTACCTTACGaaaaatcttttcaatctgCTTCTGGAGATTTCGAACTCCTGCTTCTCTGCAGTAGTTTTCTATCAAGGAAAGAAGAGCCGCGTCGCTCACGTCAACTTGTTCAGGCTTCATGCCACATTTTCTTTGTACAATTTTCACCAAATAGTCTCTAGCAATATGCATTTTCTCATCGGCAGTGTACCCTGCGAGTTCTATAACCTCCATCCTGTCTAGTAGAGGACCTGGAAGCCTATCTATATTGTTTGCTGTGCATACAAACAAAACctacaaccaaaaaaaattgattaggatgaaagttcaaaaaaaggtgaataagaaaaagagagagtacCTTTGATAAGTCGATAGGAACATCAAGAAAGTAATCTAGAAAATGTGCATTTTGCTCTGGGTCAAGAAGCTCCAACAACGCACCCTCTGGATCTCTACTACTGTTTCCAAGCTGCCAGTGAACCAAGTGACAATCGTTGCAAATAATCTCTAAAGACAAATTCAATTCAAAAAGACTAACAACTCATCCTAGCTTAATTACCTTATCAATCTCATCGAGCAGAACAAGAGGATTCTCTGTTCCCACTTCCTTTAGACACTGCACCATCTTTCCGGGCGTGGCACCAATATATACTCTACGGTCCCCCTATAAGTGAACACATTTTAGATGATGacttatgttataaaatatgTCAGTTctctagtgttttttttttgttgttggagAAAAGACAAGTTTGCTATGTGAAATATTTTTCTCcaactgttttttttgttggagAAAAGACAACTGTTTGCTATGTGAAATATTTTTCTCCAACTGTTTATGTCATGCAGTAGTATGTATACCTTGATCTCGGAACTATCAGATAGTCCTCCAACAGCGAGCCGAAAGAACTTGCGGCCAAGAGCACGTGCGACAGAACGAGCAACGCTAGTTTTTCCTACCCCAGGAGGGCCAGAGAGACAAATGATCTTCCCTTTttgacacacaaaaaaaaaaacagttcagTTTCACAATTTTTATAAAGACAGAAGTTAACCAGAAGGGCAGAGACACTACCCTCTGGATTGCCTGTAAGATTTGCAACAGCAATAAACTCTAGTATTCTTTCTTTTACAACATGTAATCCGTAGTGATCCTCGTCAAGAATCTTTTCTGCCCGTAGGACATCAAAGTTCTCATCACTGCAAAGAGAGACTGTTATATAAGAGCATCTGGTTGATTGAGTTTCTCAcagaaatttttaatatttaaattataataaccaTTGACAATTTAACACTTGTAAAAATGTCTCTAGAGAAGTAGTATGTTCATTGACAATTCaaacctttttctttttgggaAAATTTCATACCGTTTTTATATTACATTCTGTTAAAAAAACCATGAACATATGAAGCCAAATAGCAAACCTGCAGTTTCCCCAAGGCAACGCAGTCAACCAATCAAGGTAGCTATAGATACTATCGGTGCTACCAAAACCGTATTCTTTCCTATCAAGGTTCGCAAGCTCTTCTTCTATGACTTCTAGGACATGTTTCGGAATTTTCTCTTTAATAGGTTCAATCCTTTTCCTAAACGTGTCTGCAGAGAAAGAACATAATTTATAAGCTTCAATCACTTTACACTCATCGATGCATAACTCTCGGTACTCAAACTATAGAAAATACTCCTACAGTAGTAGACTAACCAGAAAGTCGGTTTTGTTTGACGTATTCAGCAGAACCATATTCCTCCTGCATTGAGACACTTAAATATCAACCAATAATACGAAACATAATACACCAAACATAATTGTAAATTTTGTGTGGAGAGCTGAAAACCTTTTTGTCTTCAAAAGTCTTTCCTGTGGATTCCTAAAATACGAATGAAAGGAGATGAGGATTTATTCTATATAAAATAGGGGTGGGCATTTCGGTttagtttcgggttcggtttaggttcggtttggtttgggtaatttgggttttataaaactcaaaccaattaaaaccaaagtagctttggtttgggttcggtttgggtttaattcggttcggttcagttcggtttggtttagattTAGTTCGGTTTACATTATTATGGTCTAGTTTGGTTCGGTGTAGTTCGggttggttataaaatatgaaggcatcagttttatacttttattaaaaataatcaacTCATAAACGATAGAGTGAGAATATAAAAACTTATGctacatgattttatatataatagtattatttgaatcgtatttataatttttttttaaagatatggaagttatgaaaaaatgaaaaacgaaactttaactaaaatttgcaatatgttaatacatatatatatatcatatatatttttactatatatatatatataggattattggtttggttcggtttggttcggtttaaacccaaaccaaaccaaaccgttcGGGTTGAGTAAAACATGAACCAATTGGGTTACATAAAGAgcacggtttggtttggttcggtttaacttcggtttggttggtttggttcggttcggtttgggttttttgcccacccctaatataaaacatatattgtTTGCAAAAAGAAAATCTTGATGAGCTGAAAACCTTTTTGTCTTCAACAGCAGCATGAGTCACCGGGAAAATGGAGGCATGAAACACTCGAATTTTGCTAATTTCCACTAGTTTTTTAACCAAGTCCAGACGCTTATGAATCTGGATCGAAAGAAACCAATATGAGAAGCTTACTAAAAATGGAATATCatccttttaaaaataaaataaaaatggaatATCATTCTTTTTGAGGTAATTTCAGCATAAAAAAAGAAACCGTTAAACTACTTACATCCAATTCTTCAAGAACCTCCTGAATTTTATGTTTGTTAGCGCCACAGATCCCGGCTCCAAAATCGGCTAACTTTTGGTAATTGAAGTCAGTAGCATCAAAGATCCCAGCTCTAAGGCCGGTaaaatttcttcttcttttttgtaataaaaactcGGCTAACTTTCGATAGTTGGAGTCACCTATAACCTATAAAATTCAAAGGAAATCAACTAAGATACTGGATACGATCCTGCATTATTACTGTCTACTTTTACTGTGTTTGCAGTTAGTTTATCGGGTGctattttttgatatatatCATTTGTGCTCAGCAAGCAGTACCAAATATGGAGTAAACATGCCTGTGTATAGGTCTGAACTCGATTCCTGAAGAGTGATGTTGTCTCTAAGACATCCCTAAGCATAGAAATAACCTCAATGTATGTTGCCTTGATGACCTCATCGTCCTTATCATATGGCTTATCCTGCAAATAAAGAACACAGAGGCACATATATATGAAATGGATTATAGATTTTTTGTATAACAAAAGGAAAGAATTGAAAACAGAAACACACCTTTATATGTTGAGCTTTGACAGTTAGAGGATTTCTATTCACCTGTGTAAAAGACAAAGCGCATGGTTACTTTTAATGAACTTCTAAAAGAATAAAGTTGAAGAATGCTTCTCCATTAACTTACCATCTCTGTTATTTGAAGTCGTTTGCGACCAACAAGGATGACTTGCTTACCTTGGATACTTAAAATCTGGAAAACAAATTTGGCAAATGGTTAAAAGTATTTCAAGTAGagacaaggaaaaaaaaatacagtgcTAACGTATGGTATGTAACCTGAGCAAGTGTGCCAACttggtaaatttttttaagcAACTCTTTGCCTTTCAACTTATCTAGGATATTCACTGTTTCAAAGCCATAATAAGATGAAGCAGTTGAAGCGTATTTGTCATCCTTCAAAAGGAAAGCCCCTGCATATGGAGCTTGTCCACTTTTGCTCTCTTGTAGAGCTGCAAGTACTTTAGGATCCTTGACATAGAGTGGCATGTAAAAACCAGGAATAAGAGGCTTGCGTAGCAACGGCAATGCTACAACCTGCAAGTGAACCAACACAAAGCTTAATGAAAAGAGTTGTACCCAACAGTGACGTTATAGAAGTTTCTAGCTTTTCAGAGAATTTCTGCTAACCGTTTGACAATCGTCGATGCATGGTTTAGCAGAGACAGTGTCGGTAGGCTTGGAATCGGTTAGTGTCGTTAAGAAAGCTCGACGAGCCAATTTGTGGGAACTCCGATTCCTTAACCGGCTAGTCACGTGATGGGATGTGAAGAGCTTCAGCATGAGGATAGAGGAAGATAGTGAGTAGAAAACTTGGGAACTTTAGGGTTACGCTTTGCCTTAAGAAGCAAGGAAGAAGACTAATGTTGTCAAAAGTTAAAACCCTTccaaataataatcaaataaaagtaTGATTTAATCACAGGATCAGCAAATTAGTATAATTAAAGAACCCTATATAGCTTTAGTTGCTTCACAAACAGATAAACCGGACGAAGCAGTTAAGAGCGTAAGAAGAAGGCTAATGTGTGTCTCAGGCAAACAATCCCTTTCATAAACACTTCCAAAAAAGAAtggaaacaaaatttaaaaggaAAACAGAAAAGCgtattaaagaaagaaaaaaatgatacaaaattattttccaTTTCTTGTGCCGGGTGGATTTCGTAACATCGACACTGCGATATCTATtagtttttctctctctttgtatTCTGACATTATGGTTTCTCAAAATTTCcagaaatattttcattttcttccgGTCTTTGTTATCAGAGATATATTTGTTTTACTCCGACTTCGTTGTTATGGTTATTAGAGATTTTTTAATGGGGTTTAGAAAAAACTTCACTGAAGCGGCGGCACATATTTTAACCAAAGAAAAATACATATGTTTATTagagaaatttaatttataagaaaagTGACTATAACACGTTGTAACGCGGGAAATCACTTCAATTGTTACAAAGTGTGGAACAAGACCATTATGGTACTAATGTATTGGCATAATCCAACCTAATTTCTTGTGGACATATCATCATTGATTTCTCTTGAAGTCGTATATGCAAGATCATATTTTCTAATGGTTTAgatgtttttttcaaaagcttgttttgtttttttcgatGCAATGTATTCTATCAACTTTTCCGTTATTGTCTTTggtaataaaaaaagttttagacAAAAATAAACTTGAGAGGCCTGATTTAAAAGTAAGAAAACAACATTATAAGAGAAAGTGTAGATATTTAGTTATTGTAGCTCATCTTATCTTGTTCATATACTACTTCTGAAGCTCTTGTTTCATGTATTTACTATTTGGCCTtctcaaatttgaaaatttcttCGGTTAATGAAGCAAATTTAGTTATCTCTATACATGCCAATAAGCCATTTCTTATACTGTTTGTTATTTGTGAATCTTATTacagtataaaatatataattaatattcaaTAAAGTAATAGAcaagataaattaataaattttatcagtTCTGTGTTAAATTTTATCGAGGGTTGTTAGGTCATCTTCTTCATCTAGTTTCTGAGTTCTTCTCCAATTGTGTGTTCTTGGAGATTTGTTCAATGTTGTTTTAGAATCTTTCTTCAATCATAGATTCGTTAGTGCACGCTTCTTTCCATTTACATGCAAAGAGCCGCATGAAAATCATAAATTACGGTTGCATAATAATCCTAAATCACAGCACAATTAGCACATGTAAAACTGCAATTACAAGAATATGAGaactacattaaaaaaaaaacagactaaGAAGTAACTTGAATAGTGCAGTGAAAGAGGTAGCTAATTGAATTGGCTCTTATATAGTTCATCCTGTTGTAAGAAATACATACATAataatggtaagataaatcaagaAACGTTAGAAGATCACCCTATAAATTACATATCAATAGTATATAGTAAAAAAAACGAGTTCATCCCAAGTAAAAGTGACTTGTGGAACTGACTTCTATTGTTCATAGCCAAAGGCTAGCTCAAAGATCTGCTCATATTCATCGACGAAATGAACATCGAGCCCTTCTTTAAAGCTTTCTTCAAGATGCTCAAAATCTATTCGGTTAGCCTCCGGGAATATTATCTCCTTCACTTGGCTCCTCCTTGCAGCCATAGTCTTCTCCTTAAGCTGAAGAAGATAGATTTTTAGTGTATTAAAATTCACTTTATAGAAACTGGtagctaaaaataataataataatagtaatccTAGTGTGTTGGTTGTTTACTTACGCCGCCAATTGGAAGAATCCTACCGGTCAGAGTGACTTCTCCGGTCATTGCCAGATCCTTTCTTACAGGCTTCTTCATGGCAAGTGAGAGCAAGGAAGTGATCATTGTGCATCCTGCGCTAGGACCGTCTTTTGGTGTGGCTCCTTCAGGAACATGTAAATGAAGCTTAGAATTCGCAAAGAAGAGGTTATTGGGATCTTTATCAAACATTATTCTTCTGGCAACTGTATGAGCTATCTCTGCGCTTTCTTTCATCACACTCCCAAGGTGACCCGTTATATGAAGACCACCTTTGCCTTCCCCTTCTTCTACAAAGGTTGTCTCGATGTACAATGTTGAACCGCCCATGGATGTCCAAGCTAGACCCATTACAACCCCGACAGGCGTCTGCTCATAGATCTTCTCTCCTCGGAAAACCGGTTTGCCTACATAATCTGCAAGGTTTGATTCATTAATCATAAACTTTTCAGCTACCGCTGTGCTCTGCTCCATGGATCCTTCTGCGGAGGACTCTAAATCGGTCTTAGCGGGGGCTCGTTGGCGTACAAGTTTAAGAGCAATCTGTTaacaaaccaaaataatttCAGATTGCTTGGCTCCCAAGTTAAAAATGTTTTAGAGTATTTAATGTAATTTCCTATTACTTGGCACACAAGTTAAAAAGTTTGGTAATATTTTTGTGAGCTTTACCTTACGAAAAATCTTCTCGATCTGCTTTTGAAGATTTCGAACTCCTGCTTCTCTGCAGTAGTTTTCTATCAAGGAAAGAAGAGCCGTGTCGCTGACATCAACCTGCTCAGGCTTAATGCCACATTTTCCGCTGACAATTTTCACCAAATAGTCTCTAGCAATATGCATTTTTTCATCGGTAGTGTACCCTGCCAGTGTAATAACCTCCATTCTATCTAGCAAAGGACCCGGAATCATATCTGTAACATTTGCTGTGCATACAAACAAAacctacaacaacaaaaatttgattagaaacttgaaaatgaaagtaaaaataatggtgaataagaaaaagaaaattacctTTGACAAGTCGATAGTAACATCAAGAAAGTAATCTAGAAAATGTGAATTTTGCTGTGGATCCAGAAGCTCCAACAACGCACCCTCTGGATCTCTACTACGTTTCTTTCCAAGCTGCCAAAGAACCAATTGACAATTGTTGTAAATAATATCAAAAGTTAATACGTTCGAAAAATCCAATTCAAGTCCTAGTTTAACTACCTTGTCAATCTCATCGAGCAGAACAAGAGGATTCTCTGTTCCCACTTCCTTTAGACACTGCACCATCTTTCCGGGCGTGGCACCAATATATACTCCACGGTCCCCCTATAAGTGAACACATTTTAGATGATGAcatgttataaaatattaatttcactTTTCTAGTGTTTTTGTTGGAGAAAAGTCACATCTAAAACTTTAAAAGAAATTATGTAATCTAAGTGAATTGGCccaaatcttttattttattacttagTCAGAAATTTCCTATTTAGGTCTTTTCTCCAACAGTTTTAATCATACAATAGTATACCTTGATGTGGGAACTATCAGATAGTCCTCCAACAGCTAGCCGAAAAAACTTGCGATCAAGAGCACGTGCGACAGAACGAGCAATACTTGTTTTTCCTACCCCAGGAGGGCCAGAGAGACAAATGATCTTTCCTGTttgacacacaaaaaaaaaaacagttcagTTTCACAATTTATATCAAAAGAGAGAGTGAACCAGAAAAGGCAAAGACACGACCTTGTGGATTGCCCGTAAGTGTTCCGACAGCAATAAACTCCAGTATTCTTTCTTTTACATCACGTAATCCGTAGTGATCCTCGTCAAGAATCTTTTCTGCCCGTAGGACATCAAAATTATCATCACTGCAAAGAGAGAGAGTGTTGTATAAAATCCTTATGTTTGATTGAGTTTCTCacacaaaattttaatatttaaataataataaccaTTGAAAATTTAACACTTGTAAAACTGTCTTTAGAGAAGTAGTATTCTCTCTTGTAAAAGAAAttttcaaatcattttttctctatttttatttttattgtataaGAGACTCGACAATGCTGATGCTCTAATAAACTATGAACGTATGAAGCAAAATGTCAAACCTGCATTTTCCCCAAGGCAACGCAGTCAACCAATCAACGTAGGTAAATATATCATCGGTGCTACCGTAATTGCGTATTATCCTATCAATTTTCGCAAACTGTTCTTCTATGACTTTTAGTACATGTTTCGGAATTTTCTCCTTAATAGGTTCAATCCTTTTCTTAAACGTGGCTGCAGAAAAAGAACAGAATTTGTAAGCTTCATTCTCTTTACAATATAGTAGTTAACTAACCAGAAAGTTTAGTTTATTTTAGCAGAACCAGACTCCTGCATTGGGACATTTAATATTCATTAGCCACTGATATACAATAACAtcataaatgtaaaatttatggGGAGATTAAAACCTTTTCGTCTTCATCATCAGTGTCTGATGTGGA
This genomic window contains:
- the LOC103871675 gene encoding lon protease homolog 4, chloroplastic/mitochondrial-like — its product is MLKLFTSHHVTSRLRNRSSHKLARRAFLTTLTDSKPTDTVSAKPCIDDCQTVVALPLLRKPLIPGFYMPLYVKDPKVLAALQESKSGQAPYAGAFLLKDDKYASTASSYYGFETVNILDKLKGKELLKKIYQVGTLAQILSIQGKQVILVGRKRLQITEMVNRNPLTVKAQHIKDKPYDKDDEVIKATYIEVISMLRDVLETTSLFRNRVQTYTQVIGDSNYRKLAEFLLQKRRRNFTGLRAGIFDATDFNYQKLADFGAGICGANKHKIQEVLEELDIHKRLDLVKKLVEISKIRVFHASIFPVTHAAVEDKKEEYGSAEYVKQNRLSDTFRKRIEPIKEKIPKHVLEVIEEELANLDRKEYGFGSTDSIYSYLDWLTALPWGNCSDENFDVLRAEKILDEDHYGLHVVKERILEFIAVANLTGNPEGKIICLSGPPGVGKTSVARSVARALGRKFFRLAVGGLSDSSEIKGDRRVYIGATPGKMVQCLKEVGTENPLVLLDEIDKLGNSSRDPEGALLELLDPEQNAHFLDYFLDVPIDLSKVLFVCTANNIDRLPGPLLDRMEVIELAGYTADEKMHIARDYLVKIVQRKCGMKPEQVDVSDAALLSLIENYCREAGVRNLQKQIEKIFRKIALKLVRQQASAKAAMVDLESSETAAEGSIELTNEYDKPRIELI
- the LOC103871676 gene encoding lon protease homolog 4, chloroplastic/mitochondrial-like — encoded protein: MLKPYTSHHMPLAIRVGSTPANRSLLLLKAWSQQTRWNRSSHDLARRAFFSTLTNSKPTVSCSAIVSSKPCLDDCLTVIAVPFRDGPLIPGFYMPLCVKDPKVLAALQESKSGETPYAGAFLLKDDKDPSTGSSVIHQVGTLAQILSIQGEQVIVIGRERLQITEMVGKDPLTVKTHHLKDKPYDKDDEVIRSTYFEVISMLRDVVKTTSHWREQAVDFNYQKLADFGAGISDAKKHKIQEVLEELDVHKRLNLTLELVKKQVEMNKIQLFHASLFPESTAEADEDEKESATFKKRIEPIKEKIPKHVLKVIEEQFAKIDRIIRNYGSTDDIFTYVDWLTALPWGKCSDDNFDVLRAEKILDEDHYGLRDVKERILEFIAVGTLTGNPQGKIICLSGPPGVGKTSIARSVARALDRKFFRLAVGGLSDSSHIKGDRGVYIGATPGKMVQCLKEVGTENPLVLLDEIDKLGKKRSRDPEGALLELLDPQQNSHFLDYFLDVTIDLSKVLFVCTANVTDMIPGPLLDRMEVITLAGYTTDEKMHIARDYLVKIVSGKCGIKPEQVDVSDTALLSLIENYCREAGVRNLQKQIEKIFRKIALKLVRQRAPAKTDLESSAEGSMEQSTAVAEKFMINESNLADYVGKPVFRGEKIYEQTPVGVVMGLAWTSMGGSTLYIETTFVEEGEGKGGLHITGHLGSVMKESAEIAHTVARRIMFDKDPNNLFFANSKLHLHVPEGATPKDGPSAGCTMITSLLSLAMKKPVRKDLAMTGEVTLTGRILPIGGLKEKTMAARRSQVKEIIFPEANRIDFEHLEESFKEGLDVHFVDEYEQIFELAFGYEQ